The proteins below come from a single Mya arenaria isolate MELC-2E11 chromosome 8, ASM2691426v1 genomic window:
- the LOC128243886 gene encoding uncharacterized protein LOC128243886, translating into MKLGAGQLFLSVLMTSISALQNGLDHGTTYCRKEEKGTGATVKIEMGDYGRIASEGYPNNYTSQVYHGHLCNVELQACSTCKIRLRFVELRFPDCAAQQTRVMQQIQPGPRSVCLTGCDHLRLFEVDQPYHSTTERNYLSSDEGTTYETMSSRVVIQHCMSNGTGAEGKRFYLEYEVIDKILHITGTVSSPMYTESTGIIISPNFPHGYALNGETFTYMIQNLDPYGHVQLVFDDWDLAEKSQIQVYDDLSGKNIATIYGKRKRPTIMSNANTLVLVFNVGKDKCVYCNHIGFKATYTFVSDDKWLQRPRTDCSDSYRVDPGGEIEFRTDSSGLPQWYDCVWTVKQVMANYPDGVNLRIDHVNLGEGWKESGPNSLEIYEGVTSLGSLLARYTTDNFTAGDVHFSPGEGLYIRLRGAFNVADSLTMVFTAVSNYTEHGCPATSTFLCDNRWCIHDDLTCDGIDHCGDNSDENPIFTCPRFKQLPKRFKSRERPRYVTEKRTIQTTTEMSCFGKFRCLDDSACIETSQTCDQVFHCNDRSDEIHCGIEIFRGGATRIENSIIPVLLLFYVCCILCHTNICSCFALL; encoded by the exons atgaaacttg gGGCAGGGCAATTATTCTTGAGTGTGTTGATGACGTCTATATCTGCCTTGCAAAATGGACTCGATCATG GGACAACATATTGTCGAAAGGAAGAGAAGGGGACGGGCGCCACGGTGAAGATTGAGATGGGAGACTACGGCCGCATCGCCTCCGAGGGCTACCCCAACAACTACACCTCACAG GTATATCACGGTCATCTGTGTAACGTAGAGCTACAGGCGTGCAGCACGTGTAAAATCCGACTCCGGTTCGTAGAACTAAGGTTCCCGGACTGTGCCGCACAACAAACACGCGTTATGCAGCAGATACAGCCGGGACCTCGCAGTGTCTGTCTCACTGG ATGTGATCATTTGCGATTATTTGAAGTGGATCAGCCCTATCATAGCACAACTGAACGGAACTATTTGAGTTCCGATGAAGGGACTACTTACGAAACCATGTCGTCCCGCGTTGTGATACAACATTGCATGTCAAATGGTACTGGGGCAGAAGGCAAACGATTTTACCTGGAGTACGAGGTAATTG ATAAAATTTTGCATATCACCGGTACGGTGTCCTCGCCAATGTACACAGAGAGTACGGGTATTATCATATCTCCGAACTTTCCACACGGGTACGCACTGAACGGGGAGACGTTTACGTACATGATACAGAACCTCGATCCTTACGGGCACGTGCAGCTAGTTTTTGATGACTGGGATCTAGCAGAAAAGAGTCAAATACAA GTATACGATGACCTGTCGGGTAAAAATATAGCCACCATCTATGGGAAGCGGAAGCGACCTACAATCATGTCGAACGCCAACACCCTGGTTCTTGTGTTTAATGTCGGAAAAGATAAATGCGTTTACTGTAATCATATAGGCTTCAAGGCGACCTATACCTTTGTATCTG ATGACAAATGGCTGCAGAGACCAAGAACAG ACTGCAGTGATAGTTACCGTGTGGACCCCGGGGGTGAGATCGAGTTCCGGACGGACTCCTCGGGGCTACCCCAGTGGTACGACTGTGTATGGACCGTGAAGCAGGTCATGGCTAACTACCCAGACGGTGTCAACCTCAGGATAGACCATGTTAACCTTGGCGAAG GTTGGAAAGAGAGTGGTCCAAACTCGCTCGAGATATATGAAGGAGTGACCTCCCTTGGTTCTCTCCTTGCGCGGTACACGACGGACAACTTTACGGCGGGGGACGTGCACTTCAGCCCGGGTGAGGGGCTATACATTCGCCTGCGTGGGGCATTCAACGTCGCTGATAGCTTGACAATGGTTTTCACCGCCGTCAGTAACTATACTGAAC ACGGTTGCCCGGCGACATCAACGTTTCTATGCGACAACCGGTGGTGTATCCATGACGACCTGACCTGTGATGGGATCGACCACTGTGGTGACAACTCGGACGAAAACCCGATCTTCACGTGCCCACGATTTAAACAAC TTCCAAAACGTTTCAAGTCTCGCGAGAGGCCACGATATGTCACGGAGAAACGCACGATACAGACGACAACCGAGATGTCATGTTTCGGCAAGTTTCGTTGCCTTGACGACTCGGCGTGCATAGAAACGAGCCAGACATGTGATCAAGTGTTCCATTGTAATGACAGGTCCGATGAAATACACTGTG GAATCGAAATATTCCGCGGTGGAGCTACGAGAATCGAAAATTCAATAATTccagttttattattattttacgtGTGCTGTATTTTATGTCATACAAACATTTGTTCGTGTTTTGCCTTATTGTAA